The Montipora foliosa isolate CH-2021 chromosome 14, ASM3666993v2, whole genome shotgun sequence genome window below encodes:
- the LOC137985140 gene encoding zinc finger CCCH domain-containing protein 13-like produces the protein MTDSVALEPSAVPVGDKENPEKGSDTVEDRVLEVSEILEEKLPINGEVGDLAPQHEDEGDGEEEPDLQQGNEDAVGEPQNVNEDRQSNVKVSETTDQKSEAESDKDEKDDALGSEEESGEESDTDSDSEYSSAETSEDGHTDHGSSDKEESDEEQREGDDGEDVIVEEDDVNVDAGKGKENKELENEWNEEENKITKHEKQDKQNEEEEKWDPSIIPRRTTFWGHDDRWSDNADGDRRQATNRKLWDRTTDRWEHDMYREEEQGPKTKEEREATSRWRERGGGRGGRRRYDITEFVTGGRGGSRAPRGRMRMDDEEFQQNDRNKENYAPDQRMRNNNAEQRRRRREEDTEGGERGRQRFGRQERERWQEREDDGGQRDRGRRRNERRDWGDQVENFDNEVKERNERNRRRQRTYEEREYNYEENQGHERNRNRNDDDRRERNVRRQDDDNRARRRDFGDNREDREPRRRDDGRTRGEWGNNNDAKGQRFGDRKREERKDRRRDDENRGQNSSGGFGEPRRERNDAREPRAQRNQRNWDDRVDEETSSASAETLTKTSPSGTTHSYSKIRGRGRGRGQIQELKKSRKNAADFTREREEARKREEEEKQRKAEEQQYEDAEEEEEENALVEAEYDAGVVHFVEQQEQDEVEEYDEEEGQEVAEEDATVAVEPDTLERQTINKTPDAKNSKEISPKKEAVFSSPGPTGQAAPAAKPKRYSSQRQRTAAQPIPLAVQQAMVSQMGTMYPDQAYYEMAYQGLFVPPGTPPTQPVPLPVMQQQPDVVLRQDMAVTPGDHPEMPAGIPMTSAGPQPMGALQHETMMQQQLAAAVAAQHNMAAAQQNMATAEGLQGPRPPPPSMSPQQQQQVLATQLQMQAQQNMQATTLGSVPQPNMVAPGMSPQSAAGYVQHPNYSGVQSFTGQPMVYSNSQFPMMSVGMNPFLAQQMYGLQIQGGGAFYPPQAATMQQQQQMQTQAVDPSQQQQARRRPTAAIPIKPPQERT, from the exons ATGACTGATTCTGTGGCCTTGGAACCGAGCGCTGTACCAGTCGGCGATAAG GAAAATCCAGAGAAAGGAAGTGATACAGTGGAAGACAGGGTTCTTGAAG tttctGAAATACTTGAAGAGAAGCTTCCTATTAATGGCGAAGTAGGTGATTTGGCGCCTCAGCATGAGGATGAGGGTGACGGCGAGGAGGAACCCGATCTTCAGCAAGGAAATGAGGATGCAGTTGGAGAGCCTCAAAATGTAAACGAGGACAGACAAAGTAATGTCAAAGTCTCTGAAACAACTGATCAGAAGTCTGAAGCTGAAAGTGATAAAGACGAAAAAGATGATGCATTAGGTTCTGAGGAGGAAAGTGGAGAAGAGAGCGATACAGACTCTGATAGTGAATATTCATCAGCGGAGACGTCAGAGGATGGCCATACTGATCACGGTTCAAGTGACAAAGAG GAAAGTGATGAAGAACAAAGAGAAGGTGATGATGGAGAAGATGTCATAGTCGAGGAGGACGATGTCAATGTTGATGcagggaaaggaaaagaaaataaagaactgGAAAATGAATGGAACGAAGAGGAAAacaagataacaaaacacgaaAAACAAGACAAACAG AATGAAGAAGAGGAGAAATGGGATCCATCTATTATTCCTCGTAGAACAACATTCTGGGGCCATGATGACAGATGGTCAGACAATGCAGACGGAGACAG GCGACAAGCAACCAATAGGAAATTATGGGACAGGACAACAGACCGATGGGAGCATGATATGTATCGGGAAGAGGAACAAggcccaaaaacaaaagaagagcgTGAG GCCACTTCTCGCTGGCGTGAAAGGGGAGGAGGTCGTGGTGGGAGACGGAGATATGATATAACAGAATTTGTCACAGGAGGTCGAGGAGGAAGCAGAGCACCAAGAGGAAGAATGAGAATGGATGATGAGGAGTTTCAGCAAAATGATAGAAACAAGGAAAATTATGCTCCAGATCAAAGAATGAGGAACAACAATGCAGAGcagagaaggagaaggagagaGGAAGATACAGAAGGAGGAGAAAGAGGAAGGCAAAGATTTGGAAGGCAAGAACGAGAAAGATGGCAAGAGAGGGAAGATGATGGTGGCCAAAGAGATCGTGGTAGGAGAAGGAATGAAAGAAGAGATTGGGGTGATCAAGTGGAGAATTTTGACAATGAAGTGAAGGAACGAAATGAGAGGAATAGAAGACGGCAAAGGACTTATGAGGAAAGGGAGTATAATTATGAAGAAAACCAAGGACATGAGCGAAATAGAAATAGAAATGACGATGATAGAAGGGAACGAAATGTCAGAAGACAAGATGATGATAATAGAGCCAGAAGGAGGGATTTTGGTGATAACAGAGAAGACAGAGAGCCAAGGAGAAGAGATGATGGAAGAACGAGGGGGGaatgggggaataataatgatgcTAAAGGCCAAAGATTTGGGGATAGAAAAAGGGAAGAGCGAAAAGACAGAAGGAGGGATGACGAAAATAGAGGACAAAATTCCAGTGGAGGATTTGGTGAACCACGGAGAGAAAG AAATGATGCAAGAGAACCAAGGGCACAACGAAATCAAAGAAATTGGGACGACAGGGTGGATGAAGAGACGTCTTCAGCATCTGCTGAGACACTAACAAAAACATCCCCCAGTGGCACTACCCACAGTTACAGTAAAATTAGGGGAAGGGGTAGGGGAAGAGGACAGATTCAGGAACTTAAGAAATCAAGGAAGAATGCTGCTGATTTTACGCGAGAGAGGGAAGAGGCACGGAAGAGAGAGGAAGAGGAGAAGCAAAGAAAAGCAGAAGAACAACAATATGAAG atgcagaagaagaagaagaagagaacgCTTTGGTGGAGGCAGAGTACGATGCTGGTGTTGTTCATTTTGTGGAGCAACAAGAACAAGATGAGGTTGAGGAATATGACGAAGAAGAAGGGCAGGAG GTTGCAGAAGAGGATGCGACGGTTGCTGTAGAGCCTGATACTT TGGAAAGACAGACGATTAACAAAACACCTGATGCCAAGAATTCAAAGGAAATTTCGCCAAAGAAAGAAGCTGTCTTTTCATCTCCAGGGCCAACAGGCCAGGCCGCCCCAGCTGCTAAACCCAAACGTTACTCGTCACAGCGTCAACGTACTGCAGCTCAACCAATACCGCTAGCAGTACAGCAGGCAATGGTGTCACAGATGGGAACAATGTACCCTGATCAAGCATATTATGAGATGG CATACCAAGGCCTGTTTGTCCCACCAGGGACTCCTCCCACCCAGCCAGTACCTTTACCTGTTATGCAACAACAGCCTGACGTTGTGCTGCGACAGGACATGGCAGTTACGCCTG GTGATCATCCTGAAATGCCAGCAGGAATACCTATGACATCAGCTGGTCCTCAACCAATGGGAGCTCTCCAGCATGAGACCATGATGCAACAGCAGCTTGCAGCTGCTGTTGCTGCTCAACACAATATGGCTGCTGCTCAACAGAATATGGCTACTGCAGAGGGTTTGCAAGGACCCCGACCACCACCGCCAAGCATGAGTCCTCAGCAACAGCAACAAGTGTTAGCGACACAGTTGCAGATGCAGGCGCAACAGA ATATGCAGGCTACTACACTTGGATCAGTTCCCCAGCCCAACATGGTGGCACCAGGGATGAGCCCACAGTCAGCAGCTGGTTATGTACAGCATCCTAATTACTCTGGAGTCCAATCCTTTACTGGCCAACCAATGGTGTACAGCAATTCACA GTTTCCCATGATGAGTGTTGGAATGAATCCGTTCCTGGCTCAGCAG ATGTATGGTCTGCAAATTCAGGGGGGTGGGGCATTTTATCCTCCACAAGCTGCGACTatgcaacaacagcagcaaatGCAGACGCAAGCGGTTGACCCGTCACAACAACAGCAGGCTAGACGAAGACCAACGGCCGCGATACCAATTAAACCACCGCAG GAGAGGACGTGA